The following DNA comes from Corynebacterium lizhenjunii.
ACTCCATCAAGCTCGGCGATTTTGGTCTGGTGCGCGCTACCGCCAGCGGAGACACCACCACCAGCAATACCATCGTGGGCACCGTGTCCTACCTGGCTCCGGAGCAAGTCACCGGGGAGGAGCTCACCCCGGCAACGGATGTCTACTCCCTCGGCGTGGTCGCCTTTGAGCTGCTCACCGGAACGGTCCCCTTCCGGGGCGATACCCCGCTCAATCATGCTCTGGCGCGGCTCAGCGAGGATGTTCCGGCGCCGTCGTCGCGTATTGCCGGTGTGCCGCCGCTGTTCGATGAGCTCGTGGCCAATGCTTGTGCCCGGGACCCGCAGGCTCGGTTTGCCGATGCCGCCGAGTTCCACGCCGCCGTTGCCGACGTCGCCGCTGAGCTGGACTTGCCCGAGTTCCTGGTGCCCGTCCCCCGCGATTCTGCCGCTGGGCGCACCGCAGCGCAGCCCACGGACTTCAGCGGCCTCCGGGCTGATGACTTCGCTGCGACGTCGGTGCTCAGCACCGACTCGTCGGCACAAACGCTGGTTTCTCCCCCGGCTGAAACGCGCCCGACTGAGCCACGCCCACCTGAGCCAAGACCAGAGACTGCGCTATTGCCGCCCTATGAGCCTGCCGTAGAGACGCCTATAGCGCCCGCACAGTCCCCCCGTGAGTACTCCCCAGCGCAGGCGGGCTATAGCCCAGCAGCGGGGCCCAGTCCGTCGCTCAACCCACCGCACAGTCCAGAGCACATCCCCGAACTCCGCCCGGCATCAAATCCGGTAGCGGCACATTCCGCGCAGGAAGAGCCGCTGCCGAAGGTGCTAAGCAACCGCTCGCCACTACTGCTCATCGCGTGGATCCTCGCGGTCACAGCGCTGTGCACGGCATTGGCGGTCGGCGGCTGGTGGTTTGGCTCCGGCAATTATGAGATGTTGCCGCAGCTGTGGCGTTAGCGCCTAGCGCTTCTCGTTGCGCAGCATCCGCCTAGCGCTTCTGGTTGCGCAGCATCTCTGCAACCAGGAAGGCCAACTCCAGGGACTGCTGCGTGTTCAGGCGCGGATCCACTGCGGACTCGTAGCGGCCAGGCAGGTCCAGCTCGGAGATGTCCTCAGCGCCACCCAGGCACTCAGTAACGTCCTCACCAGTGAACTCCAGGTGAATGCCACCAGGGTGGGTACCCAATTCACGGTGCACCTCGAAGAAGCCCTGGACCTCATCAATGATCTTGTCAAAGTGGCGGGTCTTGTAGCCATTAGAGGCAGTAAAAGTATTGCCGTGCATCGGGTCAGACTGCCAGACCACCTTGTGTCCGGAGTCTTCGACTGCCTTGACAACCGGCGGCAGTACCGTGCGGATCTTGTCGTGGCCCATGCGCACGATCATGGTCAACCGGCCCGGCTCCCGATCTGGGTCGAGCTTTTCTGCATACTCCACGGCCTGCTCCGGGGTGACACCCGGGCCCAGCTTGATGCCTACCGGGTTGCCAATCAGCGCAGCAAAGTTGACATGGAAGTCTTCCAGGCCACGGGTGCGCTCCCCGATCCACAGCTGGTGAGCCGAAAGGTCATAGAGCTTGGTTGCCCCATTGGCATCCTTACCCAAGCGCAGCATGGAGCGCTCGTAGTCACGCAGCAAGGCCTCATGGGAGCAGTAAATTTCCGCAGAGCGCAGCGTGTGATCATCAACGCCGCAGGCGTTCATAAAGTGCAGGCCGGACTCAATTTCCTCTGCCAGCTGCTCATAGCGGGCACCCGCAGACGAGTTTGCCACGAACTCACGGTTCCACTCGTGTAGGCGGTACAAGTCCGCCGTGCCGGAAGAGGTCAGTGCACGGATCAGGTTCATGGCCGCAGAGGAGTTTGCATAGGCGCGAATCATGCGGGCCGGGTCATGCTTGCGGGCTTCCTCATTAGGCTCGACGCCGTTGACAATGTCCCCGCGGTAGCTCAGCAGGCCTTGTCCGTCGTAATCCGAGGAACGCGGCTTCGCATACTGGCCCGCAATACGGCCCAGCTTAACCACGGGGGTCGATGCCCCATAGGTCAGCACGACTGCCATTTGCAGCAGCGTTTTGATGTTGCCCCGAATGTGCGGTTCCGTGTTGGATTCAAAAGACTCCGCACAATCGCCGCCCTGCAGCAAGAAGGCCTTACCCAAAGCGACATCAGCTAGTTGCTTTTTAAGCTTTTCTACTTCCGGGGCCACGACAATTGGCGGTACGGACTCCAAAATCTTGCGGACGTTATCCGCCACGTCCTGGTCCCAGCTGGGCTGTTGCTTCGCATCACGCGCGATGACGTCCTGGAAGTGCTCTTCGATTCCCTCTGGCAAGGGCGGCAGGTCCGGCAGGGCGTCCTTAGGAATATCTACTGTCCAACTCACCCTGCCATTATGACATACCCAAATGCGCCCTATACCTATTGGGAACTAGATAAGTATTTCATTGCGGCTTCCCAGGGGTAATGCCTGCTCACAGGCACGAAACTTGGCCAGGTTGTGGCGTGCATCCACCAGGGCGTCGTGGTTTCCCGGTGGCACTGGGGGCAAGACGGGTCGGCCAGCGAACTCCCAATACTGTTTCAGCTCCCGGGTATAGCGCGGCATCTCCCGCGGCAATTGGGGCATGTCTCCCCACAGCTGCGCTACCACCACGTGGTCGTAGGCCCCTACCCACGCCCACAACTCAATGGGACCAGAATCCTGCCGGAGGAACTCCCACAACTCCTTGCGGATGCTTTCGCGCGAGCGCCAGGCCGGGTCCCCCGGGCTGGGAAGTTGGTTTAAGACATTCTCCCGCACCCACGCACCAGCCCGGGAGCTATCAAAGTCCGTGGACACCGCATAAAACTCACGGCCGTCTTCCGCCACGACGCCGATGGAGACTAACTCTATGGTCTCCCCATCTTCAATAAATTCGGTGTCATAAAAGTAGCGCACGGTTTCCTAGCTTACTTAGCTTGCCGATGCCCCTTCCTACTCACCCATGCCTAAGCCCGGGGTTGTGCACCCTGCGGGTAGCCCTGTCCTGCCGCCAAGGATGCCTTGACATCAGAGGCGTAGACATCAACGTAGTCACGGCGAGCCAGGGTGGCCAGGGTGCGCATGAGGGCATCAGTAAACTCGCGGGCCGTAGCGTGGTCCTGTGGGTCCAAGCCGCGCTGGCGAGCCCACTCATGCGGGTCAATGGGCTTAGCAATGCGCATCCCCACCCGCCGTGGGCGCAGAATCCAGGAACCAATCGGGTTGGCCTCCCGGGTACCCACCATCGCCACCGGAATCACCGGGTGGCCCGTAGCCATAGCCACCCGCGCCATACCCACCCGGCCCTTATACACGCGACCGTCGGGCGAACGCGTGCCCTCGGGGTAGATGCCAAAAAGATTGCCCTCATCCAAAATACGCTGGGCGGTGGCCAACATATCGGCCGCTGCGGACTCAGACGTGCGCGCCACCGGCTTTTGGCCTACCGCAGTAAAAAACCACGCCTGGGCGCGGCCCACCGGGCCGGGAGTGACAAAATACTCCTCCTTAGCCAAGAAGGTGATTTGGCGCGGGCACAGCAGTGGCAGGAAGAAAGAATCCATCACTGCCTGGTGATTAGAGGCCACGATAGCCGCGCCCTGCTCCGGGATGTTGTCCATCCCCTCTGACCATGGGCGGTTCCACACCCGCAGTAGTGGACCGAAGAAGATGTACTTAAAAGCCCAGTACCATTTGTTTCGCATGACGTTGCCATCTCCTCACGGTGAACTCCCCGCCAGGTGCGGCAGGCTGCTTAATGTAGCGCCAGGTGCGCCACGCCGATCATACCCGCCGCAGAGCCCAGCTCCGCGCAAGCCACACGCGCCACCGGGCGGTGTCCGGCGCCCACCACGTTGCTTTCTAAGACCTCGCGGGCGCCATCGAGGAATAAGTCGGCATCCGCAGCCACGCCGCCACCCAGCACAATCAGCTCCGGGTCAATAATATCCGCCACCATGGAGAGACCCTGGCCCAGCCACTGCGCGAAGTCCGCCATGACGGCCAGGGCCAAAGGGTCACCGCTGCGCGCAGCCTGGGTGATGGCCTCGCCGGCGGCATCGGCAGGCAAAGCACTCGGATATTGGCCGCGTAGCTGACGGCAGGTGTCTTCCAACGCCGTGCCAGAAGCGTAACGCTCCAGGCAGCCGCGCTTTCCGCACGAACAGGCCCGCCCCTGCGGGACCACCACCAGGTGGCCAAACTCCGGAGCTGTACCAAACGCACCCCGGTAGATCTCCCCATGGGCAAAAATGGTGGCGCCAATACCGGTGCCCACCGCAAAAAACACCCAGTCCTGGGTGCCACGGCCGGCCCCGAAACGCCACTCACCCCACGCCGCCGCATTCGCGTCGTGTTCCAACGTCACGTCCAGGCCCAGGCGCTCAGACAAGATGGCCTGCACAGGAGCATCACGCCAAGGCAAGTGCGGCGCAAAGCGCACAGTGGTGCACTCCGGGTCCAAAAATCCCGCTACCGCTAGGCCCACAGCGGAAATCTCATGACGTTGCCGCAGCTGCTGGACCATTCCCACAATGGCATCTTCCAACTCCGCAGCGGTAGCCGGGGTGGGCACCGCCAGCGAGTCTATAATCTCCCCCTCCTGCGTGACTACCCCAGCCCGCAGATTGGTGCCCCCAATGTCAAAGCCAACTGAACGCACCGGGCGGGCGGAGAAACTGTGCATGAGGTATAAGGATATACGCCGTAGATTTCACTCGCACATCTTGCGCCATCAACGCTCGTGCGCTGCGGTGGGCCTGCCGTGTTTACGCCAAAATATCACGCAGACGCTGCCCCATAATCCCCCACGTC
Coding sequences within:
- a CDS encoding protein kinase domain-containing protein gives rise to the protein MTSLAVGDIIDNRYRIDRPVARGGMSTVYRCVDLRLGRAVAAKVLHDHLSADPVFVQRFRREARAMAQLSHPHLVGIQDFSADAQPMFLIMDLITGGTLRELLAERGPMPPHATAAVLRQVLTGLEAVHARGLIHRDIKPDNILIDGDHSIKLGDFGLVRATASGDTTTSNTIVGTVSYLAPEQVTGEELTPATDVYSLGVVAFELLTGTVPFRGDTPLNHALARLSEDVPAPSSRIAGVPPLFDELVANACARDPQARFADAAEFHAAVADVAAELDLPEFLVPVPRDSAAGRTAAQPTDFSGLRADDFAATSVLSTDSSAQTLVSPPAETRPTEPRPPEPRPETALLPPYEPAVETPIAPAQSPREYSPAQAGYSPAAGPSPSLNPPHSPEHIPELRPASNPVAAHSAQEEPLPKVLSNRSPLLLIAWILAVTALCTALAVGGWWFGSGNYEMLPQLWR
- a CDS encoding class II 3-deoxy-7-phosphoheptulonate synthase — translated: MSWTVDIPKDALPDLPPLPEGIEEHFQDVIARDAKQQPSWDQDVADNVRKILESVPPIVVAPEVEKLKKQLADVALGKAFLLQGGDCAESFESNTEPHIRGNIKTLLQMAVVLTYGASTPVVKLGRIAGQYAKPRSSDYDGQGLLSYRGDIVNGVEPNEEARKHDPARMIRAYANSSAAMNLIRALTSSGTADLYRLHEWNREFVANSSAGARYEQLAEEIESGLHFMNACGVDDHTLRSAEIYCSHEALLRDYERSMLRLGKDANGATKLYDLSAHQLWIGERTRGLEDFHVNFAALIGNPVGIKLGPGVTPEQAVEYAEKLDPDREPGRLTMIVRMGHDKIRTVLPPVVKAVEDSGHKVVWQSDPMHGNTFTASNGYKTRHFDKIIDEVQGFFEVHRELGTHPGGIHLEFTGEDVTECLGGAEDISELDLPGRYESAVDPRLNTQQSLELAFLVAEMLRNQKR
- a CDS encoding polyadenylate-specific 3'-exoribonuclease AS, encoding MRYFYDTEFIEDGETIELVSIGVVAEDGREFYAVSTDFDSSRAGAWVRENVLNQLPSPGDPAWRSRESIRKELWEFLRQDSGPIELWAWVGAYDHVVVAQLWGDMPQLPREMPRYTRELKQYWEFAGRPVLPPVPPGNHDALVDARHNLAKFRACEQALPLGSRNEILI
- a CDS encoding lysophospholipid acyltransferase family protein — its product is MRNKWYWAFKYIFFGPLLRVWNRPWSEGMDNIPEQGAAIVASNHQAVMDSFFLPLLCPRQITFLAKEEYFVTPGPVGRAQAWFFTAVGQKPVARTSESAAADMLATAQRILDEGNLFGIYPEGTRSPDGRVYKGRVGMARVAMATGHPVIPVAMVGTREANPIGSWILRPRRVGMRIAKPIDPHEWARQRGLDPQDHATAREFTDALMRTLATLARRDYVDVYASDVKASLAAGQGYPQGAQPRA
- a CDS encoding ROK family protein; this encodes MHSFSARPVRSVGFDIGGTNLRAGVVTQEGEIIDSLAVPTPATAAELEDAIVGMVQQLRQRHEISAVGLAVAGFLDPECTTVRFAPHLPWRDAPVQAILSERLGLDVTLEHDANAAAWGEWRFGAGRGTQDWVFFAVGTGIGATIFAHGEIYRGAFGTAPEFGHLVVVPQGRACSCGKRGCLERYASGTALEDTCRQLRGQYPSALPADAAGEAITQAARSGDPLALAVMADFAQWLGQGLSMVADIIDPELIVLGGGVAADADLFLDGAREVLESNVVGAGHRPVARVACAELGSAAGMIGVAHLALH